The following are encoded in a window of Halosolutus halophilus genomic DNA:
- a CDS encoding lycopene cyclase domain-containing protein, translating into MASDISVLGRYTYLATELFWGAVAALLLWRADALRKAAVTIAALYPIAYVWDRYTLAVGVFEINLRTGVDVAGIPIEEHLFMAVVPGLVIGIHETIFGSDPA; encoded by the coding sequence ATGGCATCGGACATCAGCGTGCTCGGCCGATATACGTATCTCGCCACCGAACTGTTCTGGGGCGCCGTCGCCGCCCTCCTGCTGTGGCGCGCCGATGCCCTTCGGAAGGCGGCCGTCACGATCGCCGCGCTGTACCCGATCGCCTACGTCTGGGACCGGTACACGCTGGCAGTCGGCGTCTTCGAGATCAACCTCCGGACGGGAGTCGACGTCGCCGGCATCCCGATCGAGGAGCACCTCTTCATGGCCGTCGTCCCCGGCCTCGTCATCGGCATCCACGAGACGATCTTCGGGTCGGACCCGGCGTGA
- a CDS encoding CBS domain-containing protein, which produces MNIADIATQDYIEVDVGTRMGKVRSTFENGNPKGIIVTDDGEYEGVISEREVLQSHVEDDAKVAALIKPSRNSPAPKVDRQEDVRETARVLIESNSKVAPVFEHDDLWGVISDDAILEAVLDNLDTLDVEDIYTDDPVTLQEDDGVGKAINHLREHGISRLPVLNENGFLTGVVTTHDIADFVIRENHSTTTGDRVGDSQRLLDVPVYDIMNSPVETTTLDTSVKVAVETMLEQDYAGLMVTPEDDDRIVIGVLTKTDVLRALTYTEEDRMDVQITNISLLDTISRESIVESIQDVADKYQDMQVMHAHVRFNEHNEKLRGTPLVLCQIRLRTNKGQVAGTGEGYGAENSFRVALDKLERNVLEVKGVTSDEEYRGQLLRKLNEL; this is translated from the coding sequence ATGAATATCGCTGATATCGCCACCCAGGATTACATCGAAGTCGACGTCGGAACGCGCATGGGGAAGGTCCGTTCGACCTTCGAGAACGGCAACCCCAAGGGGATCATCGTCACGGACGATGGGGAGTACGAGGGCGTCATCAGCGAGCGGGAGGTCCTCCAGTCTCACGTCGAGGACGACGCCAAGGTCGCGGCGCTGATCAAACCCAGTCGGAACTCACCGGCCCCCAAGGTCGATCGACAGGAGGACGTCAGGGAGACGGCACGGGTCCTGATCGAATCCAACTCGAAGGTCGCGCCGGTCTTCGAACACGACGACCTCTGGGGCGTCATCAGCGACGACGCGATTCTCGAAGCGGTACTCGACAACCTGGACACGCTCGACGTCGAGGACATCTACACCGACGATCCGGTGACCCTCCAGGAGGACGACGGGGTCGGGAAGGCGATCAACCACCTCCGGGAACACGGCATCTCTCGGCTCCCGGTACTCAACGAGAACGGCTTTCTCACCGGGGTCGTGACGACCCACGACATCGCCGACTTCGTCATCCGCGAGAACCACTCGACGACGACCGGCGATCGAGTCGGCGACTCGCAGCGTCTGCTCGACGTCCCGGTCTACGACATCATGAACAGCCCCGTCGAGACGACCACGCTCGATACCAGCGTGAAGGTGGCCGTCGAGACGATGCTCGAGCAGGATTACGCGGGACTGATGGTCACCCCCGAGGACGACGATCGGATCGTGATCGGCGTCCTCACCAAGACGGACGTCCTGCGGGCGCTGACCTACACCGAAGAGGACCGCATGGACGTCCAGATCACGAACATCTCGCTGCTCGACACCATCTCCCGCGAGTCGATCGTCGAGAGCATCCAGGACGTCGCCGACAAGTACCAGGACATGCAGGTGATGCACGCCCACGTCCGATTCAACGAACACAACGAGAAACTCCGCGGGACGCCCCTGGTCCTCTGCCAGATTCGCCTCCGGACCAACAAGGGACAGGTCGCCGGCACCGGCGAAGGCTACGGTGCCGAGAACTCGTTCCGGGTGGCGCTCGACAAACTCGAACGCAACGTCCTCGAGGTGAAAGGCGTCACGAGCGACGAGGAGTACCGCGGGCAACTCCTCCGCAAACTCAACGAACTGTAG